The Flavobacterium sp. 20NA77.7 genome includes the window TAGAGAACAGTTAGATATTCCCGTGGCACGTTTACGAAAAAAAATATAGCAATTGTTACAGCCGAAACATTTTTTAGTACCCTTTTCCTATGTTTTTCACCCTATTTTTAGTTCTATATATGGGGCACTTTTCTTTTTTCTTTTCACAAGTACTTTTTCGCATACGCTTGCTTTTTATGTGACCTTTCTACAAATTTGTGTTTATATGGTAGTTTTACCGCTATTGTTTTATGCTATTTTACGAACAACAAAAGCCATACATTCTTTTACCGAAGCCAGTTTACAAGAACGAAAAAAGCCAATTTTTATACAATTGGTATTGTTTTATGCCTTAGTTAATTTTGGCATTGTAAAACAAACATTCCCTGAACTCCATTTGTTTTTTATAGGTGGTTTTGTGAGTACGTTTTTAGTACTGGCGGTAACAACATTTGGGTATAAAGCAAGTCTTCACATGATAGGAATTGCTTCATTGTTTCAGTTTGTACTTATGTTTTCTAGTTATTTTAATCTTGATACTACGTACACGGTAGCGTTTCTTATGATTTGCATGGGCTGTGTCGCTTCGTCTAGATTATATCTAAAATCGCACACACCTCTTGAATTAATTGTAGGAATGCTAATTGGAATCGTGCCCCAATATTTAGTTTGGTTTTACAGAATATAAAACTGAAAACCAAGATTAAACGAATTCATTTTTAGGGGTTCGTCTACAAGGGTTGCATTTTTAAATATTGGTTTTAGCGCATAGTAAGCGTAAATATTAATGGTATTGTATCCCATTGTAATATAGGGCCCTACGATAACTTTATTCAAATCGGGATTGTTTTTAAAGGTATATTTTTCAGTAAAAGTATCAAAAGAAGACTTACTGCCTACTAAATAACTTATTTTAAAACCGGTATAAATGCGCCAAAATTTATGTGATTCGGGTGTTGAATTTCGCCATCTCACTTCAAGAGGCAATTCTAGATAATGCAATACTAATTTATTATTTGTATTTTCTCCAATATATGAATAATAGGTAGCGTCTAAAGCGTCAAAATATTCTATTTGTATGTTTTGTTTTAAATTATTATACGAATAGCCTAGTCCAGTAGCAATTGCCCACGTTCTTTTTTTGTTTAGCGGCATATCTCTTAAAAAGCCAAAAGTGATACCAGAGGAAAAACCATTTTGAGCAAAATCGGAAGGGGTATTTTTGACTAAATTATAACTCAAAGAAGCATAAAATTGATCTTCTCTGTATAGCGAATCTATGACAGAAACTGTTTTTTCTACTGGAGTTTGTTGTGCCAATAGAAATAAAGGAAAAAGTAAAAAGAAATGAATTTTCTTCATGATTATACTTATTTTGCAGAGAGGAAGGGATTCGAACCCTCGATGCCCTTTTGGAGCATACACACTTTCCAGGCGTGCGCCTTCGACCACTCGGCCACCTCTCTAGTTAATTTCGCTTATTTCGCCTCTTAATGAGGTTTCAAAAACGGTTTTAAATTCTTGTTTTTCAATATTTTGACCCAACAAATACATTAATTTTGTAATAGCTGCTTCTGTGGTAATATCTCCCCCTGAAATCAACCCGAGTTCTTTTAATTTGGTACTCGTTTCATAAGTTCCCATAATAACACTTCCTCCACTGCATTGGGTAACATTCACAATATATAACCCTTTGTC containing:
- a CDS encoding porin family protein encodes the protein MKKIHFFLLFPLFLLAQQTPVEKTVSVIDSLYREDQFYASLSYNLVKNTPSDFAQNGFSSGITFGFLRDMPLNKKRTWAIATGLGYSYNNLKQNIQIEYFDALDATYYSYIGENTNNKLVLHYLELPLEVRWRNSTPESHKFWRIYTGFKISYLVGSKSSFDTFTEKYTFKNNPDLNKVIVGPYITMGYNTINIYAYYALKPIFKNATLVDEPLKMNSFNLGFQFYIL